The DNA region CGCTGCACGAACTGATGCGGCGCATGCCGCACCTGGCGTTCAAGGTCGACGATCTCGACCGCGCGATCGAAGGCAAAGAGGTCCTGCTTGCCCCGTATGAACCGATCGACGGGTTTCGCGTGGCCGCGATCATCGACGGCGGCATGCCCGTCGAACTGATCCAGACCGTCCTCGACGACGAAGAGATCTGGACCCGCGCGGTGACGGGCAGGCACGCGCGGCTGTACGCCGCGCAATACGAAGCGTGAGTTTCAGGCGGCGCGCTGCAGCCACGCGCGCCAGCCGCCGTATTGCGTGATATCGACGGCGCCTTCGAGCCCGTACGCCTCGCAAACGAAGCCGGTTTCCCAGCGCCCGTCAGCAAGCTCGACCTTGCCGAGCGCGAGCGGCGCCGGAATGCCCGCGAGGAAGGACCCTGCTTCGCTGGCGGGCAATTCCCATACTTCGACTTCGATTGCCGCGCCGTTCGCCGCATCGCGCATCATGCCGGGCCGCTGCGTTGCGCCGCCGCCCGCGAGCGCATACAGCCGGTAGCGCGGCGCGCTGGCCGTCTTCTCGACGAGCCGCGCGCCACGTGCGATCAACTGCCCGTTCAGCGCCAGCCCTTGCAGATGCGCGCCGCACACCACGAGCTTCATCCTGTCATGGCGGGCTGCATTCGAGGGCGCATTCGCATCCTGTTGCGCGCCGCCGATCAGCGGCACATTCAGCTTGCGATGCAGCGCATCGGCGACGCTCAGCAGGTATTGATCGGTGAACGCGCGGCCGAACAGCGTGACGCCCCACGGCAGCCCATTGCGCATGAAGCCGGCAGGCGTCGCGACGGCGGCGTAATCGAGCAGGTTCATGAAGTTGGTGTAATACCCGAGCAGCGAGTTAGGGCCGATAGGATCGCGCTCCAGTTCGTCGAGCGTGACGGCGCGTGGAATGGACGGCGTCAGCACGCAATCGAGTTCCGCGAGCACGGCGTCGCAACGCTGCTTCAGCGCCTGGAGCCGGTATTGCGCGCGAAATGCATCGACGGCCGTCGTGCCCGGCGCCTTGGCGAGCACGTCGCGAATCACGGGCAGCACGGCGTCGGGTTGCGATTCCATCAGCGCGCCTGCCACGCTGTAGCGCTCGGCAACCCACGGTCCTTCGTAGAGAAGTCGCGCCGCTTCGACGAAGGGCGCAAAGTCGATCTCGACGGCCTCGCCGCCGATCCCTTCTAGCGCCGCGCGCGCCTGCGCGAACAGCGCGGGGCTCTCGTCGCAGCCCGCGAATTCGAGCTGACGCGGCACGCCGAAGCGAAAGCGCGTGACGGCGCCGAACGCGGTCGCGTCGTTCCATTGCGGATTCACGCGGCTATAGGCGTCGGCGGGATCATGGCGGGCGGTGAGCGCGAGCAGTTCGCTCGCCTCGCCGGCTGTCGCGGTGAAATACGTCACGCAGTCGAGCGTGCGGCAGGCGGGCACGACGCCCGCCGTCGACAGCAAGCCCTTCGTTCCTTTGGTGCCGACCAGGTTGTTCAACGCGGCGGGCACGCGGCCCGAGCCGGCCGTATCGGTGCCGAGCGCGAAGCTCGCGACGCCGAGCGCCACCGCCAGCGACGACCCCGCGCTCGATCCGCCCGAGGGATACGCGGCATGCACGCTGTTGCGGCACTTGCCGTATGGCGAGCGCGTGCCGTTGAGGCCTGTCGCGAACTGGTCGAGGTTCGTCTTGCCGATCGGCACCGCGCCGAGCGCGATCAGTTGCGCGACGAGGGTTGCAGACTCTTGAGGCGTATACGCGAATGCAGGGCACGCGGCCGTGGTCGGAATACCGGCGAGGTCGATGTTGTCCTTCAAGGCGAACGGCACGCCGTAGAGCGGCAGCGAATCGGCATCGCGCCCGTCGAGCGCCGCGAGATAAGGCTCGATCTCAGCGTCCGACAGCAGATGAATGAACAGGTGATAGTCCGGGTTCAGCGCGGCGGCGCGCTCGCGCAATGCGCCAAGCAGCGCGCGCGGCGTCACGCGGCCTTCTCGATACGCGGCGCGCACTGCGGGAAGACGCAGATCGAATGAAGCCATGTCGGATGGTTCCTTAATGCGTTGAAGTGAGTTGTCTCATGCATGCTGTTCGATCACGACGACGCGTTGTCCCGCGCGAACGGGCGAACCCGGCGCGACGTGAATCTCGCCGACGGTGCCCGCGCAAGGCGCGATAACGGATATCTCCATCTTCATCGATTCGATCACGAGCAGCACGTCGCCTGCTTCGACAGTCGCGCCGGGCTCGACGCGCACTTGCCACAGGTTGCCGGCAATTTCGCTATCGACGGCGATCTGGCCGTCGGTGAGCGGCGCGATTTCCGCGTCGGCAGTGACGGGAGGCTCCAGCGCGTCTTCGTTGCTGCCCGCTTCGTGCCAACGCTGCCGCTCGGCCTGAAACGCGGCTTGCTGACGCGTGCGGAATTGCGCGATGTCATCTGCTTCGCGTTCGAGAAACGCCTGATAGTCGGCGAGCGACAACTCGGTCTCTTCGATCTTCAGCGGATAACGGCCAAGCGGAAACGCTTCGCGGATGCGCAGCAGTTCGTCGGCGGAGACTTCGTAGAAGCGGATCTGATCGAAGAAGCGCAACAGGTACGGACGTCCAGCGAAATCCGCGACTTCGCGATAGCGGTTCCACATCTGCAGCGTGCGTCCGACGAACTGATAGCCGCCAGGTCCTTCCATGCCGTACACGCACAGATACGCGCCGCCGATGCCGACGGAGTTCTCGGCCGTCCACGTGCGCGCCGGGTTGTACTTCGTCGTCACCAGCCGGTGACGCGGATCGAGCGGCGTCGCAACGGGCGCGCCAAGGTAGACGTCGCCGAGCCCCATCACCAGATAGCTCGCGTCGAACACGATGCGCTTCACGGCATCGATCGAATCGAGGTCGTTGATGCGGCGGATGAACTCCAGATTGCTCGGACACCAGGGCGCGTCCTTGCGCACGGTGGTCATGTACTTGTCGATGGCGAGCTGGCACGCGGGGTCGTCCCACGACAGCGGCAGATGCACGATACGCGACGGCGCCCGCAGATCTTTTTGCAGCAGCACGCGCTGCCATGTCGCCGCGACGTGATCGAGCAGCGTCGCAAGCGGCAACTGCTCCGGCTGATAGTGGACCTGCAGCGAACGGATGCCGGGCGTCAGATCGATCACACCGGGCAACTGCAACGCCTCGAGCGATTGCATCAATGCATGGCCGCGAAAGCGCAACACGAGATCGAGTTCGGACGGGCCGATTTCGAGCAGCAGATGCGTGTCGCCGGACAGTCGCGCGACGAGCCGGTCATCGCCTTCACCGACGTTGAGCACGATGGGCGACTGCAACGCCGCGCGTTCTTCGCCGGCTTGCGGAGAGCTTGCGTGCGCGGCGAGCGTGACTATTTCTTCGATACGTGCGCGTGCCGCTGCGCGCGCGGTGGCGATATCGACGGGCACGAAGCGCACCTTGTCGCCTGCCTTCAACTGGCCGATCTGCCACAGGTCCGCTTCGATCACCGTGACAGGACACACGAAGCCGCCGAGACTCGGGCCATCGGGGCCGAGAATGACGGGCATGTCGCCCGTGAAATCGACTGCACCGACGGCATACGGATTGTCGTGAATGTTCGACGGATGCAGCCCCGCTTCGCCGCCGTCGGCGCGCGTCCATTCGGGCTTCGGGCCGATCAGCCGCACGCCTGTGCGGCTCGAATTGAAATGGATCTCCCAGTCGGTGTCGAGAAACTGATCGATATAGGGCGCGCTGAAGTATTCGGGCGCGCCATGCGGGCCGTAGATCACGCGCAGCACGCGCACATCGTCGAGGCGCTGGGTGAGCGCAGCAGGCATTGAAGCGCCCGCATTGCGATCAGCGAGCGGATGAAGATGCAGCACGTCGCCCGCCCGCAGCGCGCGTCCGCCGTGGCCGCCGAACTGCCCGAGCGTGAAGGTGCTGCGGCTGCCCAGATACTGTGCGACGTCCAGCCCGCCGCGCACGCACAGATAGGCGCGCGCGCCAGCGCCGCGGATCGTGCCGAGCGCGAGGGTCGAACCGGCTGCGACGAGGAACGTCGTGTTCATCGGCTGCGGAATCTCGTCGAGCATGACGGGCAATGTCGCGCCCGTCACGGTGACGACGGCATCCGTGTTGAACCGCAACGTGGGCCCGCTCATCGTGATTTCGAGCGCGGCGGCCTGTGCGTCGTTGCCGAGCAGACGGTTGCCGAGGCGCAGCGCACGGTCGTCCATCGGTCCCGAGGGCGGCACGCCGACGGCCCAGTAACCCGGACGGCCCGGGTAGTCTTGCACGGTAGTCTGCGTGCCGCCGCTGAGCACTTCGAATGTCGATGCGCGATAACGCAGGCCTTCAAGGCAACGCGTCCACGGATGGCCGCTCGCGAATGGCGTGTCGGCAAGAATCTGCCGCAGATAGTCACGGTTCGTCTCGACGCCGTAGATGCGCGACGCTTCGAGCGCGGCGTCGAGCGCGTGGCGCGCCGCATCGCGGGTCGGTTGCCAGGCGATCAGCTTCGCGAGCATCGGATCGAACCACGGCGGCACCTCGCAACCGGCCTCGATCCATGTGTCGATGCGCAGCGCGCGGCCATCGGCAGGCGGGAACGACACGTCGGTCAGCAGCCCGGGGCAGGGCTTGAAATCGCGGCCGGGATCTTCCGCATAGAGGCGTGCCTGGATCGCGTGGCCTTGCGGCCTCAGATCGCGCGCCAACACGTCGAGCGGCGCGAGCGTGCCCGCCGCCAGTTCGATCATCCAGCGCACCAGGTCTACGCCCCACACCTGTTCGGTCACGCCATGCTCGACCTGCAAACGCGTGTTCACTTCGAGAAAGTAGAAGCGCGCAGCATCGCTGTCGTAGACGAATTCGACCGTGCCCGCCGAGCGATACGACACCGCTTGCGCGAGCCGGATCGCCGCTTCGCATAGCGCGGCTTCGACGCCGTCGGGCAG from Paraburkholderia caribensis includes:
- a CDS encoding VOC family protein gives rise to the protein MFMRDDVIYEFHHIGIPTSDVREGERYSPQYRMYTSDSDCKLARIQYHRFEADSPLHELMRRMPHLAFKVDDLDRAIEGKEVLLAPYEPIDGFRVAAIIDGGMPVELIQTVLDDEEIWTRAVTGRHARLYAAQYEA
- the uca gene encoding urea carboxylase gives rise to the protein MFDKVLIANRGAIACRILRTLRELNVEGIAVYSEADRASRHVSLADTACSLGDGAASVTYLDIAKLLEIARAQGAQAIHPGYGFLSENAAFAEACEAAGIAFIGPTPAQLRAFGLKHTARAIAAEQGVPMLEGTGLLDGLDAALEAAQRIGYPVMLKSTAGGGGIGMRVCRSAEELAAQFDNVKRLGQNNFSDAGVFLEKYIEKARHLEVQIFGDGEGAAIALGVRDCSVQRRNQKVLEETPAPNLPDGVEAALCEAAIRLAQAVSYRSAGTVEFVYDSDAARFYFLEVNTRLQVEHGVTEQVWGVDLVRWMIELAAGTLAPLDVLARDLRPQGHAIQARLYAEDPGRDFKPCPGLLTDVSFPPADGRALRIDTWIEAGCEVPPWFDPMLAKLIAWQPTRDAARHALDAALEASRIYGVETNRDYLRQILADTPFASGHPWTRCLEGLRYRASTFEVLSGGTQTTVQDYPGRPGYWAVGVPPSGPMDDRALRLGNRLLGNDAQAAALEITMSGPTLRFNTDAVVTVTGATLPVMLDEIPQPMNTTFLVAAGSTLALGTIRGAGARAYLCVRGGLDVAQYLGSRSTFTLGQFGGHGGRALRAGDVLHLHPLADRNAGASMPAALTQRLDDVRVLRVIYGPHGAPEYFSAPYIDQFLDTDWEIHFNSSRTGVRLIGPKPEWTRADGGEAGLHPSNIHDNPYAVGAVDFTGDMPVILGPDGPSLGGFVCPVTVIEADLWQIGQLKAGDKVRFVPVDIATARAAARARIEEIVTLAAHASSPQAGEERAALQSPIVLNVGEGDDRLVARLSGDTHLLLEIGPSELDLVLRFRGHALMQSLEALQLPGVIDLTPGIRSLQVHYQPEQLPLATLLDHVAATWQRVLLQKDLRAPSRIVHLPLSWDDPACQLAIDKYMTTVRKDAPWCPSNLEFIRRINDLDSIDAVKRIVFDASYLVMGLGDVYLGAPVATPLDPRHRLVTTKYNPARTWTAENSVGIGGAYLCVYGMEGPGGYQFVGRTLQMWNRYREVADFAGRPYLLRFFDQIRFYEVSADELLRIREAFPLGRYPLKIEETELSLADYQAFLEREADDIAQFRTRQQAAFQAERQRWHEAGSNEDALEPPVTADAEIAPLTDGQIAVDSEIAGNLWQVRVEPGATVEAGDVLLVIESMKMEISVIAPCAGTVGEIHVAPGSPVRAGQRVVVIEQHA
- the atzF gene encoding allophanate hydrolase, with translation MASFDLRLPAVRAAYREGRVTPRALLGALRERAAALNPDYHLFIHLLSDAEIEPYLAALDGRDADSLPLYGVPFALKDNIDLAGIPTTAACPAFAYTPQESATLVAQLIALGAVPIGKTNLDQFATGLNGTRSPYGKCRNSVHAAYPSGGSSAGSSLAVALGVASFALGTDTAGSGRVPAALNNLVGTKGTKGLLSTAGVVPACRTLDCVTYFTATAGEASELLALTARHDPADAYSRVNPQWNDATAFGAVTRFRFGVPRQLEFAGCDESPALFAQARAALEGIGGEAVEIDFAPFVEAARLLYEGPWVAERYSVAGALMESQPDAVLPVIRDVLAKAPGTTAVDAFRAQYRLQALKQRCDAVLAELDCVLTPSIPRAVTLDELERDPIGPNSLLGYYTNFMNLLDYAAVATPAGFMRNGLPWGVTLFGRAFTDQYLLSVADALHRKLNVPLIGGAQQDANAPSNAARHDRMKLVVCGAHLQGLALNGQLIARGARLVEKTASAPRYRLYALAGGGATQRPGMMRDAANGAAIEVEVWELPASEAGSFLAGIPAPLALGKVELADGRWETGFVCEAYGLEGAVDITQYGGWRAWLQRAA